Part of the bacterium genome, CCCCGTCTCCCACTTCCGCGCCGTCCGAACGCTCATCCCCGCCGCCGCAGCCGACGACTCCTGGCTCTTCCCATCCATGCGCTTCCGCCTTAGCAACCGAACCTGCTCGTCTGTGACCACCCGCCGACCCTCCCTCCCCGAAGGGTGGCAGGGGTATCTACGGCCAGGGGACCGGCAGTTCTAGTTGTCGTTGTACCGGCAGAAGTAATTGTCGTTGATCACGACTTCGCCCGTCGCTACGTTTTCCAGCAGCTTTACGATTCCGAGGCTGTAGTCCTGGTTCACTGCGACGCTGAGAGAGCCGGGATTCGCCATCTCCTGGTCTAGTGCGGTGCCTCCCAGGATGACCATCCATACCAGAATCACGATCGTGGGTGCGCCCATCACGAACACCACGAACTCGCGCACTGTTCGCCCTTTCGAGATGCGCGCGATGAAAAGGCTCACGAAGGGCATCCAGGCCAGCCACCATCCCCAGTAGAAGACCGTCCACGCGGCCTGCCATTGCTTTTCCGGCTCGGTGGACCCGATCCACAGACCCAGGGGAACGACCGTCAATACGTAGTCGAATGCCGCGAACCCGATCATGGCCACCAGATGGAGGGTCGGCCCAAGCGCGAGCACCGCCAGGAGGAAGACGATGCTCACCCAGATATTGACTTCACTCAGTCGCCGAATGCCTCGCGCCAATCCGGACATCGCGGAAACGACTCCGAGCCCGCAGACTGAAAACACGATCGCGATCTGCATGGTCGAATTCACAGGCAAGCCGAATCCGGCGAAGAGCGTCGCGTTCAAAGCCGCAGCAGAGAGCCCGATCGAAGTCGCTACACCGAATACTGTCCCGACGAGCGCAATCAGGTCGGCCAGCCGACCCGGCCAGCGGTCGATCCAACGATCCCCAAGGATTGGATAGAGCGCCGATCGAATCGTGAGCGGCCGGCCGTGGCGATAGCTCGAAATGGCAATCGCGAGTCCGCCCAGTACGTAGAGCGCCCATCCGTGAAGTCCCCAATGGAAGACGGTAATGCGAAGCGCACTTGCGGCGGCCGCATCGGGACCACCGCCCGCAGCCTCGAGGAGTGGATTGCCCTGATAGTGAATGATGGGTTCGGCGACGGCCCAGTAGAGCAGACCCGACGCCAGGCCGGCAGAGAAGAGCATCGCCAGCCAGGAGAAGCGGCTGAACTCCGGGCTCTCGTCGGCCGGACCGAGGCGTACGTTCGCGCGCGGGAAAAAACCCAATGCGGTCACCAGGAACAACGCCGCACTGGCCACCCAGATGAAGAACCAATCGAAATAGCGGACCACCTCGCCCTTGGTTCCGATCAGCAATTCGTTTGCCGATTCGAACATCGATCCAGATGCGGTGCTCGCCATCAGGATCAGGGGAAGCATGCAGGCGATGGACTTCAAAGCGATCCATCCTCTACGAACTCAGGCGCAAGCGGTTCGACTCCGAGGATCGCGTCCGCGGCCTTTTCGGCGATCATCATCACCGGTGCGTAGATATTGGCGTTGGTGATGGTAGGCATCACCGAGGCATCGACCACGCGAAGCCTATCGACGCCATGCACCCGGAGCGAACTCGGATCCACGACGGCCAGCGGGTCGACACCCATGCGACATGTGCAGGAGGGATGAAGTGCCGTCTCCGCATCACGCGCAACCCATTCGAGAATCTCTGCGTCGCTCGAGATCTCGGGGCCAGGCGAGATTTCTCCACCGTCGAATTCTCGAAACGCCGGCTGGCTGAGCAGTTTCCGTGCGCAGGTGATGGCTTCAATCCATTCGCGCCGGTCGCGCTCCGTCGAAAGATAGTTGAAGCGCAGACGGGGCGGGTCCTTTGGGTTCGAGGAGCGAATTCGCAGTGTTCCTCGCGCATCCGAGAGCATCGGCCCGATGTGCACTTGATAGCCATGGTCGCGAGTCGGCGTCGTTCCGTCGTAGCGAATCGCCAGCGGCAGAAAGTGAATCATCAAGTCGGGATAGGCCGCCTCGGCGTTGCCTCGCACGAACCCACCGGCTTCGAAGTGATTCGTCATTCCGGGCCCCGTACCCGCCAGCCACTGCATCCCGATCCAGGGGCGCCAGCGACGTTTCATATTAGGCGACATCGATACGGGCTTGAGGCAACGATGCTGCACATAGACTTCGAGATGATCCTGCAGGTTCTCTCCCACCCCGGGCACATCCGCAACGATGGCAATTCCGAGATCGGAAAGAAGGGACGCCGGCCCAATCCCCGATAGTTGCAAGAGCTGGGCGGAGTTGATCGCGCCACCGCAGGAGATGACCTCTTTGGCCATCACGCGTCGCACACGTTTTCCAGTCGAATACTCCACACCAACCGCCCGACGCCCCTCGAACAGGACTCGCGTCGCGTGGGCTCGGTAGCGGACATCCAGATTGGAGCGATGCCTGACCGGATGGTAGTAGGCGCGCGCAGAACTCCAACGGGCACCCTTGCGAATCGTCCTGTCAAAACGACCGAAGCCTTCCTGGCAGCGGCCGTTCACATCGTCGGTCAGCGAATGCCCCGCCTCCTGCGCCGCAGCGAAGAACGCGTCAAACAGCGGGCCGTCGGCGGGGCCACGCTCGATCGAGATCGGGCCGTCCCGGCCGCGATACCCCTCGTCACCAGCCTCCGCGGACTCCATCCGCTTGAAGTACGGCAAGCAATGCGCGTAGCTCCACTGTTCCATCCCGGGTTGCAGCGCCCAGTTGTCGTAGTCCGCTGCGTTGCCCCGTTGAAAGATCATCCCGTTGATGCTGCTCGATCCACCGAGCAACTTTCCGCGAGCGTGATAGATCTCGCGGTTG contains:
- a CDS encoding BCCT family transporter, with protein sequence MKSIACMLPLILMASTASGSMFESANELLIGTKGEVVRYFDWFFIWVASAALFLVTALGFFPRANVRLGPADESPEFSRFSWLAMLFSAGLASGLLYWAVAEPIIHYQGNPLLEAAGGGPDAAAASALRITVFHWGLHGWALYVLGGLAIAISSYRHGRPLTIRSALYPILGDRWIDRWPGRLADLIALVGTVFGVATSIGLSAAALNATLFAGFGLPVNSTMQIAIVFSVCGLGVVSAMSGLARGIRRLSEVNIWVSIVFLLAVLALGPTLHLVAMIGFAAFDYVLTVVPLGLWIGSTEPEKQWQAAWTVFYWGWWLAWMPFVSLFIARISKGRTVREFVVFVMGAPTIVILVWMVILGGTALDQEMANPGSLSVAVNQDYSLGIVKLLENVATGEVVINDNYFCRYNDN
- the betA gene encoding choline dehydrogenase: MTDPADVPYDFVIIGGGSAGCALANRLSANPDQRVLVLEAGRTDAWWDVFVHMPAALAFPLGSRFYDWGYWSEPETHMANREIYHARGKLLGGSSSINGMIFQRGNAADYDNWALQPGMEQWSYAHCLPYFKRMESAEAGDEGYRGRDGPISIERGPADGPLFDAFFAAAQEAGHSLTDDVNGRCQEGFGRFDRTIRKGARWSSARAYYHPVRHRSNLDVRYRAHATRVLFEGRRAVGVEYSTGKRVRRVMAKEVISCGGAINSAQLLQLSGIGPASLLSDLGIAIVADVPGVGENLQDHLEVYVQHRCLKPVSMSPNMKRRWRPWIGMQWLAGTGPGMTNHFEAGGFVRGNAEAAYPDLMIHFLPLAIRYDGTTPTRDHGYQVHIGPMLSDARGTLRIRSSNPKDPPRLRFNYLSTERDRREWIEAITCARKLLSQPAFREFDGGEISPGPEISSDAEILEWVARDAETALHPSCTCRMGVDPLAVVDPSSLRVHGVDRLRVVDASVMPTITNANIYAPVMMIAEKAADAILGVEPLAPEFVEDGSL